In Phocoena phocoena chromosome 11, mPhoPho1.1, whole genome shotgun sequence, one DNA window encodes the following:
- the GALR3 gene encoding galanin receptor type 3, translating into MADAQNVSLDSPGSMGAVAVPVVFALIFLLGTVGNGLVLAVLLQPGLGAWQEPGSTTDLFILNLAVADLCFILCCVPFQATIYTLDAWLFGALVCKAVHLLIYLTMYASSFTLAAVSVDRYLAVRHPLRSRALRTPRNARAAVGLVWLLAALFSAPYLSYYGIVRYGALELCVPTWEDARRRALDVATFAAGYLLPVAVVSLAYGRTLRFLWAAVGPAGAAAAEARRRAAGRAMLAVAALYALCWGPHHALILCFWYGRFAFSPATYACRLASHCLAYANSCLNPLVYALASRHFRARLRRLWPCGRRRPRCPPGSRRALRRVRPASPGPAGCLGDARPRGQLPTGGGWGGEPGREPARGTEAGRALPARGPE; encoded by the exons ATGGCTGATGCCCAGAACGTTTCGCTGGACAGCCCAGGGAGTATGGGGGCTGTGGCAGTGCCCGTGGTCTTTGCCCTCATCTTCCTGCTGGGCACAGTGGGCAATGGGCTGGTGCTGGCAGTGCTGCTGCAGCCCGGCCTGGGCGCCTGGCAGGAGCCGGGCAGCACCACGGATCTGTTCATCCTCAACCTGGCAGTGGCCGATCTCTGCTTCATCCTGTGCTGTGTGCCTTTCCAGGCCACCATCTACACGCTCGACGCCTGGCTCTTCGGGGCCCTCGTTTGCAAGGCTGTGCACCTGCTCATCTACCTCACCATGTACGCCAGCAGCTTCACGCTGGCGGCCGTCTCGGTGGACAG GTACCTGGCCGTACGGCACCCGCTGCGCTCCCGGGCGCTGCGCACGCCGCGCAACGCCCGCGCCGCCGTGGGTCTGGTCTGGCTGCTGGCGGCGCTCTTCTCGGCGCCCTACCTCAGCTACTACGGCATCGTGCGCTACGGCGCGCTCGAGCTCTGCGTGCCCACCTGGGAGGACGCGCGCCGCCGCGCCCTCGACGTGGCCACCTTCGCCGCCGGCTACCTGCTGCCCGTGGCCGTGGTGAGCCTGGCCTACGGACGCACGCTGCGCTTCCTGTGGGCGGCCGTGGGTCCCGCGGGCGCGGCGGCTGCCGAGGCCCGGCGCAGAGCCGCGGGGCGCGCCATGCTGGCGGTGGCTGCGCTCTACGCCCTCTGCTGGGGCCCTCACCACGCACTCATCCTCTGCTTCTGGTACGGCCGCTTCGCCTTCAGCCCGGCCACCTACGCCTGCCGCCTGGCTTCGCACTGCCTCGCCTACGCCAACTCCTGCCTCAACCCACTGGTCTACGCGCTCGCCTCGCGCCACTTCCGCGCGCGCCTCCGCCGCCTGTGGCCCtgcggccgccgccgcccccgctgCCCCCCGGGCTCCCGCCGCGCCCTCCGTCGCGTCCGCCCGGCGTCCCCAGGCCCTGCCGGCTGCCTCGGGGACGCTAGGCCTCGCGGGCAGCTGCCGACGGGCGGCGGCTGGGGCGGGGAGCCGGGTCGGGAACCGGCCCGCGGCACAGAGGCTGGCCGGGCCCTGCCTGCCCGAGGACCGGAATAA